In Rutidosis leptorrhynchoides isolate AG116_Rl617_1_P2 chromosome 2, CSIRO_AGI_Rlap_v1, whole genome shotgun sequence, one genomic interval encodes:
- the LOC139892350 gene encoding transcription factor MYBS1-like has translation MSSSKIWSKEEDKAFENAIANHWNEDSKEQWDTIASLVPTKTIPELKQHYQLLVEDVDDIEGGIIPIPKYLGEESSSSSTKEHNHHGSNSSRRSSCNYSNGFSGFGHDSAGQGGGKANSRAEQERRKGIPWTEEEHRLFLLGLDKFGKGDWRSISRNYVISRTPTQVASHAQKYFIRLNSMNRDRRRTSIHDITSVNNGDVSSHQMPITGQSGSTNPSNGSTVGAPMKHRPHQPSMPPGMGMYGAPMGHPIAAAPGHMPSAVGTPVMMPHGHHHPPYVMPVAYPMAPPPTMHQ, from the exons ATGTCATCATCAAAAATTTGGAGTAAAGAAGAGGATAAGGCCTTTGAGAATGCCATTGCCAACCACTGGAATGAGGATTCCAAAGAACAATGGGATACAATTGCTTCACTTGTACCTACTAAAACCATTCCAGAGTTAAAACAACACTATCAATTACTTGTTGAAGATGTTGATGATATTGAAGGTGGAATCATTCCAATTCCCAAGTATCTTGGAGAGGAATCGTCTTCTTCTTCGACTAAAGAACACAATCATCACGGATCGAATTCGAGCCGACGCTCGTCTTGCAATTACAGTAACGGGTTTTCGGGATTCGGTCATGATTCTGCAGGGCAAGGTGGCGGAAAAGCGAATTCTAGAGCAGAACAAGAACGTCGAAAAGGGATTCCTTGGACAGAAGAAGAGCATAG GTTATTTTTGTTGGGATTGGATAAGTTTGGTAAAGGAGATTGGAGAAGCATTTCAAGAAACtatgtaatttcaagaacacctaCACAAGTTGCTAGCCATGCTCAAAAATACTTTATACGATTGAACTCGATGAATCGAGATAGACGGAGAACTAGTATTCATGATATAACTAGTGTCAACAATGGTGATGTTTCATCGCACCAAATGCCAATTACTGGTCAGTCAGGGAGTACAAACCCATCAAACGGTTCAACGGTTGGTGCACCTATGAAACATAGGCCGCATCAACCGAGTATGCCACCAGGTATGGGTATGTATGGAGCACCAATGGGCCACCCAATAGCTGCCGCTCCTGGACATATGCCGTCGGCAGTTGGGACACCAGTGATGATGCCGCACGGCCACCACCATCCACCGTACGTTATGCCAGTGGCGTACCCGATGGCCCCACCGCCAACAATGCACCAATAA